In one Variovorax sp. PBL-H6 genomic region, the following are encoded:
- a CDS encoding FG-GAP repeat protein — MTLGTTTPFQWLNYKRAWLAAAAALALSACGGGGGGGGGGFMFPVAETPSPAAPAEPAPTPEKEFRVGGEVSGLSGTLVLHNNGGDAISITANGSFQFPKTITAGNPYAVTVAAQPQGHLCSVSAGEGSVTAAVTAIRVVCAVSTFNVGGSLSGLSGTLVLRNNGGDELNLSSNGTFQFPTALAYGSAYAVTVRTLPTGQACTVALGSGTVQGTVGDVAISCANVPPPPAPNKPATPTVSYGVKSYILAWTPVSGATYYKLGQSTVTPSSLTLMADNLLSTTFSLLNLPLLEQVPTEFAVQACNASGCSPFSDSVTPVPSLAIGHFRAPVPAGNTNFGLSVAVSGDGSTLAVGSKFWVTNTGKVDIYSRVGSSQWKFEARVLADNNDPNDYFGASVALSEDGSTLAVGAEAEASSGTGTGADPNNDSLPGTGAAYVFKRSGATWSQQAYLKRSVAGYSSFGSAVSLSADGTRLAVAAPDESLGVATREGAVYVFEQSAGAWSQQTRLVASHPHFFAHFGHGLALSPDGSTLAIGEYAHPSIADGDETSNAGVISGAVHVYAANGSSWTRTSFLKSPTPALPTVFGITVALSGDGSVLAVGATNESSGWNSTTGFDGTAPPALNSGAVHTYRRAPGGAYALETTLKPAVTYANQGMGQSISLSYDGLLMAVGIVFDRSTATGINGSGPLDMVGGTTGAVQTFHHRTGLWKLEDFVKARPTALSGSVSGFGWAVSLSREGGTLAVGAPSETNVTSGINGVPTGPATAYSGAVYLY, encoded by the coding sequence GTGACGCTGGGGACCACAACGCCATTCCAATGGCTCAACTACAAACGCGCCTGGCTTGCAGCCGCAGCAGCGCTTGCTCTCAGTGCCTGCGGCGGCGGCGGTGGAGGCGGAGGCGGAGGCTTTATGTTTCCTGTAGCGGAGACGCCATCGCCTGCGGCGCCGGCAGAACCCGCTCCGACTCCTGAAAAGGAGTTCCGCGTTGGTGGAGAAGTGTCGGGCCTGAGCGGAACGCTTGTTCTGCACAACAACGGCGGCGACGCCATCAGCATCACCGCCAACGGCAGTTTCCAGTTCCCCAAGACCATCACAGCAGGCAACCCTTATGCCGTCACCGTGGCGGCGCAACCCCAGGGGCACCTGTGCTCCGTGAGCGCTGGCGAAGGCTCGGTAACCGCCGCAGTCACGGCTATCCGGGTGGTTTGCGCCGTCTCGACGTTCAACGTGGGCGGAAGCCTCAGCGGGCTGAGCGGCACCCTCGTGCTTCGCAACAACGGGGGCGACGAGCTGAACCTCAGCTCAAACGGTACCTTCCAATTTCCGACCGCCTTGGCTTACGGAAGCGCGTACGCGGTGACGGTCCGCACCCTGCCTACCGGGCAGGCCTGCACCGTCGCACTCGGCTCGGGGACGGTCCAGGGCACGGTCGGCGACGTAGCCATCAGCTGTGCGAACGTCCCGCCGCCGCCGGCGCCGAACAAGCCAGCGACCCCGACCGTCAGCTATGGCGTGAAGAGCTACATCCTTGCCTGGACGCCGGTATCTGGCGCCACGTACTACAAGCTCGGCCAGAGCACCGTCACGCCGAGCTCGCTCACGCTGATGGCGGACAACCTCCTGTCAACAACGTTCAGCCTACTCAATCTGCCCCTGCTCGAGCAGGTACCCACTGAGTTCGCGGTTCAAGCGTGCAATGCGAGTGGCTGCAGCCCCTTTTCGGACTCGGTGACGCCGGTGCCCAGCCTGGCCATCGGACACTTCAGAGCGCCGGTACCCGCGGGCAACACGAACTTCGGTCTTTCGGTTGCGGTTTCAGGTGACGGCAGCACGCTAGCGGTCGGTTCGAAGTTCTGGGTGACCAACACGGGCAAGGTCGACATCTACTCCCGCGTCGGTTCGAGCCAGTGGAAGTTCGAGGCCCGGGTGCTGGCGGACAACAATGACCCAAACGACTACTTCGGCGCGTCGGTAGCGCTCTCCGAGGATGGCTCGACGTTGGCCGTGGGCGCTGAAGCCGAGGCGAGTTCGGGAACCGGAACAGGTGCGGACCCGAACAACGACTCGCTCCCCGGCACCGGGGCTGCCTATGTCTTCAAGCGCAGTGGCGCGACCTGGTCGCAACAGGCCTATCTCAAGCGCTCGGTCGCTGGGTACTCTTCCTTCGGGAGCGCCGTTTCCTTGTCAGCTGACGGGACGCGTCTGGCGGTCGCAGCTCCGGATGAATCGCTTGGCGTGGCCACACGGGAAGGGGCGGTCTACGTATTCGAGCAATCTGCCGGCGCCTGGTCACAGCAAACGCGGCTCGTTGCGTCGCATCCCCATTTCTTCGCGCATTTCGGCCATGGTTTGGCGCTTTCGCCCGACGGGAGTACGCTGGCCATCGGTGAGTATGCGCACCCCAGCATCGCGGATGGCGACGAGACGAGCAATGCGGGCGTGATATCTGGTGCGGTTCACGTCTATGCTGCCAACGGCTCGAGCTGGACGCGTACGTCCTTCCTGAAGTCGCCCACTCCCGCCCTGCCGACGGTCTTTGGCATCACGGTTGCGCTCTCAGGTGACGGCAGTGTCCTTGCCGTCGGCGCCACGAACGAAAGTTCAGGCTGGAACAGCACGACTGGCTTTGACGGTACGGCGCCGCCAGCGCTCAATTCCGGTGCGGTCCACACCTACCGGCGCGCGCCCGGGGGCGCCTATGCACTCGAGACGACCCTCAAGCCTGCGGTCACGTACGCAAACCAGGGCATGGGGCAAAGCATCTCGCTTTCATACGATGGACTGCTCATGGCGGTGGGCATTGTCTTCGACCGCTCTACCGCAACTGGCATCAATGGCTCAGGGCCACTGGATATGGTCGGTGGCACCACAGGTGCGGTGCAAACCTTCCACCACCGAACGGGTTTATGGAAGCTCGAGGATTTCGTCAAGGCCAGGCCAACTGCCCTGAGCGGTTCGGTGAGCGGCTTCGGCTGGGCCGTTTCCCTTTCACGCGAGGGCGGAACCTTGGCTGTAGGTGCCCCCAGTGAGACGAACGTGACCTCTGGCATCAATGGCGTTCCGACCGGACCCGCGACGGCCTACTCGGGTGCGGTCTACCTGTATTGA
- a CDS encoding acyltransferase family protein, with protein sequence MQIDKWSVLAGLRFVLAFIVAVNHLPDFVPVGIWALVPKFGAFEAVLGFLLISGFSIGTSYQKEPKAFLRRRTLRIYPIYIAALALTCVVFAMEHGTMPSAWLLVANVLFLNQIVTSDSFVGPAWSLALEFWLYLLTPLLFSLKPSTLQLLARVSFVAFLAHTCGRTLFHWNYYSGVGYGLNLVFLSFIWLAGFRLAREPQRYQPILNEVGWMFALHILLAISIQFASSWKRDQVDQFLHVGIDSFALQAFTLLAVLWTFKRIAKSVGAQSSGSAALRLLGDISYPLYIIHIPAFYFLKPRWPGQIPPPLATPNSPRQDDQIMTTRV encoded by the coding sequence ATGCAAATCGATAAATGGAGCGTGCTTGCGGGCCTGCGCTTTGTCCTGGCCTTCATCGTTGCAGTAAACCATCTGCCCGACTTTGTCCCGGTCGGGATTTGGGCGTTGGTTCCAAAATTCGGCGCCTTTGAAGCGGTGCTGGGCTTCCTGCTGATTAGTGGGTTTTCGATAGGCACCTCGTACCAGAAAGAGCCGAAAGCGTTCCTCCGGCGGCGCACTCTAAGAATCTATCCAATTTACATCGCCGCGCTCGCCCTGACTTGCGTCGTCTTCGCGATGGAGCACGGCACCATGCCGTCGGCCTGGTTGCTCGTGGCGAACGTGCTCTTCCTGAATCAGATTGTGACCAGCGACTCGTTCGTCGGCCCTGCTTGGAGCCTGGCGCTGGAGTTCTGGCTTTACCTGCTCACGCCGCTACTCTTCAGCCTGAAGCCTTCGACCCTGCAGCTGCTGGCGCGCGTGTCGTTCGTCGCGTTCCTCGCGCACACCTGCGGTCGGACGCTGTTTCACTGGAACTACTATTCGGGCGTGGGGTATGGCCTCAACCTCGTATTCCTGTCCTTCATCTGGCTGGCGGGATTCAGGCTTGCGCGAGAGCCGCAGCGCTACCAGCCCATACTGAATGAGGTAGGGTGGATGTTTGCGCTGCACATTCTCCTCGCCATATCCATCCAGTTCGCCTCGAGTTGGAAGCGAGACCAGGTCGACCAGTTCCTGCACGTCGGCATCGACAGCTTCGCACTGCAGGCATTCACCTTGCTTGCCGTGCTCTGGACCTTTAAGCGAATTGCAAAATCCGTAGGCGCGCAATCGAGCGGCTCAGCGGCACTTCGGTTGCTTGGCGATATCTCCTACCCGCTCTACATCATCCACATCCCAGCGTTCTATTTCCTGAAGCCCCGATGGCCAGGTCAAATTCCCCCACCCTTGGCCACCCCAAATTCCCCCAGGCAGGACGACCAGATTATGACGACTCGGGTGTGA
- the istB gene encoding IS21-like element helper ATPase IstB — MNMIEIERALRELRLSGIAETLSTRVMQAQAAQEPFLETFGAMLQDELDRRRSRLTERRFKRSGLDERPSLADFDWRFNPKLPRSACFELHTLKFIGEGANALIIGKPGTGKSHVAKAVAYQATLQGYDARYLEADTEFARYALASDSERTELLKDWVSPDLIILDDLFLARRISEHAAEVLQAIVHQRYKLRRSIVITSNRVVQDWGKYLGDATMATTILDRLMHRCAMLEFEGKSYRLKEAAARIAITPESS, encoded by the coding sequence ATGAACATGATCGAGATCGAACGCGCGCTGCGCGAGCTGCGTCTGTCCGGCATTGCCGAGACCCTGTCCACCCGCGTGATGCAGGCCCAGGCCGCGCAGGAGCCCTTCCTGGAGACCTTTGGGGCCATGCTGCAAGACGAACTGGACCGCCGGCGCTCGCGTCTGACCGAGCGCCGCTTCAAGCGCTCGGGCCTGGATGAGCGGCCCTCGCTGGCTGACTTCGACTGGCGTTTCAACCCGAAGCTGCCGCGCAGCGCCTGCTTCGAGTTGCATACCCTGAAGTTCATCGGCGAGGGCGCCAATGCGCTGATCATCGGCAAGCCCGGTACCGGCAAGAGCCATGTGGCCAAGGCCGTGGCCTACCAGGCCACGCTGCAGGGATACGACGCGCGTTACCTGGAAGCCGACACCGAGTTTGCTCGCTACGCGTTGGCCAGCGACTCAGAGCGCACCGAGCTGCTCAAGGACTGGGTCTCACCGGACCTGATCATCCTCGATGACCTGTTCCTGGCCAGACGCATCAGCGAGCACGCAGCCGAGGTGCTGCAGGCCATCGTGCACCAGCGCTACAAGCTGCGCCGCTCCATCGTCATCACATCCAACCGCGTGGTGCAGGACTGGGGCAAATATCTGGGCGACGCCACCATGGCCACCACCATCCTGGACCGCCTCATGCACCGCTGCGCAATGCTGGAGTTCGAGGGCAAGAGCTACCGCCTCAAGGAGGCTGCCGCACGCATCGCCATCACACCCGAGTCGTCATAA
- the istA gene encoding IS21 family transposase: MNVLKSNQRATIETLLERNTSQREIARITGIDRKTVRSYHQRWLEQLQSNSPGVATGSAQQIPPPWPPAAVPVATSLCEPWREFIEAQLRLKRNAMAIFQDLVDQHGFTGQYNSVKRFCAKLRHKEPEQFDRLSFLPGEEMQVDYGEGAPTRVPGSERYRKPRLFVATLRYSRASFRCVVWKSSQQIWAELHEQALRYFGGCPQYVVLDNLKEGVFKPDLYEPELNKVYAATLAHYGVVADPARVRDPNRKGTVEHAIGHTQATALKGRRFESIEAQNEFLAHWEKSWAAKRIHGTERRQVQAMFEEERSHLKPLPLLGMQYFEEAVRTVCDDSCVRVDHSSYAARPANIGSKMLVRIYAQRIEIRDLQTGALLRTHAKAERPGTVVLPMEERVFNPSRETRLILRQAGEIGEHAKRLCELLFAIEGRVGQRKLWGIVSLARRYPAHCVDTACAQALEQGIYSYKRVLALTEAIFAQALNAIETQSSGAPAGGGRTLTQQHELIRDADEYADLFAHAAAVTATSTLESATANTTTNNTNNAPGIQP, encoded by the coding sequence GTGAATGTCTTGAAGTCCAACCAACGCGCCACCATAGAGACACTGCTGGAGCGCAATACATCGCAACGCGAGATCGCCCGCATCACGGGCATCGACCGCAAGACGGTCAGGAGCTATCACCAACGCTGGCTGGAGCAACTGCAGTCAAATTCCCCCGGGGTGGCCACCGGCTCGGCCCAGCAAATTCCCCCACCCTGGCCACCGGCTGCTGTGCCGGTGGCCACCTCCCTGTGCGAACCCTGGCGCGAGTTCATCGAAGCCCAGTTGCGTCTGAAGCGCAACGCCATGGCCATCTTCCAGGACCTGGTCGACCAGCACGGATTTACTGGTCAGTACAACTCGGTCAAACGCTTCTGTGCAAAGCTGCGCCACAAGGAGCCCGAGCAGTTCGACCGCCTGTCCTTTCTGCCTGGGGAGGAGATGCAGGTGGACTACGGCGAGGGCGCGCCCACCCGCGTGCCGGGCAGCGAGCGGTACCGCAAGCCCCGCCTGTTCGTGGCCACGCTGCGCTACTCGCGCGCCAGTTTCCGCTGCGTGGTCTGGAAGTCCAGCCAGCAAATCTGGGCCGAGTTGCACGAGCAGGCTCTGCGGTACTTCGGTGGCTGCCCGCAGTACGTGGTTCTCGACAATCTGAAGGAAGGCGTCTTCAAGCCCGACCTGTACGAGCCCGAACTCAACAAAGTCTACGCCGCCACCCTGGCGCACTATGGCGTGGTGGCCGACCCGGCGCGGGTGCGAGACCCCAACCGCAAGGGCACGGTGGAGCATGCCATTGGCCACACCCAGGCCACGGCCTTGAAGGGCCGGCGCTTTGAGTCCATCGAGGCCCAGAACGAGTTCCTGGCGCACTGGGAGAAGAGCTGGGCAGCCAAGCGCATCCACGGCACCGAGCGGCGCCAGGTGCAGGCCATGTTCGAGGAGGAGCGCAGCCACCTCAAACCTCTGCCGCTCCTGGGCATGCAGTATTTCGAGGAGGCGGTGCGCACCGTCTGCGACGACAGCTGCGTGCGGGTGGATCACAGCAGCTACGCCGCTCGCCCGGCGAACATCGGCTCCAAGATGCTGGTGCGCATCTATGCCCAGCGCATCGAGATCCGCGATCTGCAAACCGGCGCCTTGCTGCGCACCCACGCCAAGGCCGAGCGGCCCGGCACGGTGGTGCTGCCCATGGAGGAGCGGGTATTCAATCCTTCGCGCGAGACCCGTCTGATCCTGCGTCAGGCTGGCGAGATCGGTGAGCACGCCAAACGGCTGTGTGAGCTGCTCTTTGCCATCGAGGGTCGGGTGGGCCAGCGCAAGCTCTGGGGCATCGTCAGCCTGGCCAGGCGATACCCAGCGCACTGCGTCGACACCGCCTGCGCACAGGCCCTGGAGCAGGGGATTTACAGCTACAAGCGCGTGCTGGCTTTGACCGAGGCCATCTTTGCCCAGGCGCTCAACGCCATCGAGACCCAGTCCAGCGGTGCGCCCGCCGGCGGCGGGCGCACGCTGACCCAGCAGCACGAGCTCATCCGCGACGCCGATGAGTACGCCGATCTGTTCGCGCACGCTGCGGCCGTCACAGCCACGAGCACGCTCGAGTCCGCCACGGCGAACACCACCACCAACAACACCAACAACGCACCTGGAATTCAGCCATGA